In Caldicellulosiruptor obsidiansis OB47, a single window of DNA contains:
- the dnaB gene encoding replicative DNA helicase, with translation MEPDIVQNQSEMPESREAEEAVVGAMLLSREVISDVTEILTEEDFATPQLKEIFAAIMDLFEEGKPVDVITVAERLRERGTFDAVGGNEYLTNLVINTPTTANATYYAKIVEEKSLLRKLINSSMKIIEKCKSQTERVEDIVDFAEKTIFNVISHKNSKDFSHLKEILIETYNKIEELYLRKSHIIGVPTGFAEFDRMTAGLQPSDLILIAARPAMGKTSFALNIVQHAALRAGVPVAVFSLEMSKEQLVTRMICSEAMIDSHKLRTGNLEDEEWKKFAKALALLSNAPIYIDDTPAITVAEMRAKCRRLKLKEKGLGLVMVDYLQLMTARGRFESKQQEIAEISRSLKALARELNVPVLALSQLSRAPETRADHRPILSDLRESGAIEQDADIVAFLYRDEYYNPDTDKKHIAELIIAKHRNGPTGTIELLFLDKHTKFKDLEKNR, from the coding sequence ATGGAGCCCGACATTGTTCAAAATCAAAGTGAGATGCCTGAAAGCCGCGAAGCAGAAGAAGCGGTTGTAGGGGCGATGCTTTTAAGCCGCGAAGTAATTTCTGATGTTACTGAGATTTTGACAGAAGAGGATTTTGCAACGCCCCAGCTAAAAGAGATTTTTGCTGCTATTATGGACCTTTTTGAAGAGGGCAAACCGGTAGATGTCATAACTGTAGCTGAGAGACTGAGAGAAAGAGGTACATTTGATGCAGTTGGAGGAAATGAGTATCTGACAAACCTTGTGATAAATACTCCGACAACTGCAAATGCTACATATTATGCAAAGATTGTTGAAGAAAAGTCACTACTTAGGAAACTCATAAACTCTTCAATGAAGATTATTGAAAAGTGTAAGAGTCAGACAGAAAGAGTTGAAGATATTGTTGATTTTGCTGAAAAGACAATCTTCAATGTGATTTCTCACAAAAATTCAAAAGATTTTTCTCATTTAAAAGAGATATTAATTGAAACATATAACAAGATAGAGGAACTGTATCTCAGAAAATCGCATATTATAGGTGTACCCACAGGATTTGCTGAGTTTGACAGAATGACAGCAGGTCTTCAGCCATCAGACCTGATACTTATTGCAGCAAGACCTGCAATGGGGAAGACAAGTTTTGCACTCAATATTGTTCAGCATGCAGCTTTGAGAGCTGGTGTGCCCGTAGCGGTATTTAGTCTTGAGATGTCAAAAGAACAGCTTGTAACCCGTATGATTTGCTCAGAAGCAATGATAGATAGCCACAAGCTTAGAACTGGAAACTTAGAGGATGAAGAGTGGAAAAAGTTTGCAAAAGCTTTAGCACTTTTGTCAAACGCTCCAATTTATATTGACGATACACCTGCCATAACTGTTGCAGAAATGAGGGCAAAATGTAGAAGACTCAAGCTCAAAGAAAAAGGCCTTGGGCTTGTGATGGTTGACTATTTGCAGCTTATGACCGCTCGTGGCAGGTTTGAGAGCAAGCAACAGGAAATTGCAGAGATTTCAAGGTCATTAAAAGCCTTGGCAAGAGAGCTAAATGTTCCTGTACTTGCGCTTTCGCAGCTATCCCGCGCACCTGAAACAAGAGCTGACCACAGACCTATTCTTTCCGACCTTCGAGAAAGTGGCGCAATTGAACAGGATGCAGACATTGTTGCTTTTTTGTACAGAGATGAGTATTACAATCCTGACACTGACAAAAAACACATTGCAGAGCTAATAATTGCAAAGCACAGAAATGGACCTACTGGCACAATTGAACTTCTTTTCTTGGACAAACATACCAAGTTCAAAGATTTGGAGAAGAATAGATAA
- a CDS encoding adenosylhomocysteinase: protein MLLSIIRDYSLWEEGIKKINWAKRFMPILNQIKKEYDTKKPLTGLNVAISVHLEAKTANLALLLKDLGANVFVTGSNPLSTQDDVASALVHEGIEVFAIRGVETSEYFVHLEKTLENNIDLIIDDGGDLTYLLHTKRQDLASRIIGGCEETTTGVIRLRALEKEGKLKFPMIAVNNAFCKHLFDNRIGTGQSTWDGIMRTTNITVAGKYVVVAGYGFCGKGIAKRAQGLGAKVIVVEIDPIKALEAYMDGFEVMKIQDAAKIGDLFVTATGCKDVIRYEHILQMKDGAILCNSGHFNVEIDIATLEKKAVKKYEARKNIQGYVLENGKEVFVIAEGRLVNLAAADGHPIEIMDMSFAIQALSSIYVVQNHEKLENRVYNVPAEIDRFVAEVKLRSLGIEIDKLTPEQEKYLESWEV, encoded by the coding sequence ATGTTATTGTCAATTATCAGAGATTATTCTTTGTGGGAGGAAGGAATCAAAAAAATTAACTGGGCAAAAAGATTTATGCCTATTTTGAATCAGATAAAAAAAGAATATGATACAAAAAAACCGCTCACAGGTTTGAACGTAGCAATTTCTGTTCATCTTGAGGCAAAGACAGCAAATCTTGCCCTGCTTTTAAAAGATTTGGGTGCCAATGTGTTTGTTACAGGTTCTAACCCTTTATCTACTCAGGATGATGTTGCCAGTGCTCTTGTTCATGAGGGCATTGAAGTATTTGCGATAAGAGGTGTGGAGACATCCGAATATTTTGTTCATCTTGAAAAGACTCTTGAAAATAATATAGACCTTATAATCGATGACGGAGGAGACCTGACATATCTTCTTCACACAAAAAGGCAAGATTTGGCAAGCAGAATAATTGGCGGCTGTGAAGAGACAACAACAGGTGTAATCAGGCTCAGAGCGCTTGAAAAAGAGGGCAAGCTCAAATTTCCTATGATTGCAGTCAACAATGCTTTTTGCAAGCATCTTTTCGACAATCGAATTGGAACTGGTCAGTCTACTTGGGATGGGATAATGAGAACTACAAATATAACAGTTGCAGGCAAGTATGTGGTTGTTGCAGGATATGGTTTTTGCGGCAAAGGAATTGCAAAAAGAGCTCAAGGTCTTGGTGCAAAAGTAATTGTTGTAGAGATTGACCCAATCAAAGCATTAGAAGCATATATGGATGGATTTGAGGTAATGAAGATACAAGATGCCGCAAAGATTGGAGATCTTTTTGTTACTGCAACAGGGTGCAAGGATGTAATAAGGTATGAACATATTTTGCAAATGAAAGATGGAGCAATCTTGTGCAATAGCGGGCATTTTAATGTTGAGATTGATATTGCTACGCTTGAGAAAAAGGCAGTCAAAAAGTACGAAGCAAGAAAGAATATCCAGGGATATGTTCTTGAAAATGGCAAAGAAGTTTTTGTAATAGCAGAGGGAAGACTTGTTAACCTTGCAGCAGCAGATGGACACCCAATTGAGATTATGGATATGTCGTTTGCAATTCAAGCACTGTCAAGCATATACGTTGTGCAAAACCATGAAAAATTAGAAAATAGAGTGTATAATGTTCCAGCGGAAATTGACAGATTTGTTGCCGAGGTTAAGCTAAGATCTCTTGGCATTGAAATAGACAAGCTCACACCTGAGCAGGAAAAATACCTTGAAAGCTGGGAAGTGTAA
- a CDS encoding S1C family serine protease: MKKSAKVWLVGFIVIFILSNIVFAQSITVTPKEIDGKTYVDIDSLKDFLNFNYTKTQNSLIIQKKDLSISEVIDKINKSVVAIIGDSKKIKADDFYYSKIPAGLSHGSGVVIDKNGLILTNNHVVEDLKQPYVIFYDAKAYKAAVLYSDKEIDLAILKVNRSNLTPIEIENPKNIYVGQEVLAIGTPLFLGWRNSVTKGIISGLNRPVDEVYTFLQTDASINPGNSGGPLVNMQGKLVGINTLGIDYWQGINFAIPAENILYFLDHYKKFGRIKRCYLGLEFEDSWLSYVGLPSNLGLKIIDVKADSPLKGFAQENDILVTIDSYPINSIAEYNQTLMKYLPGDKVKIKIKRNGKILEKEVILKEWPTSK; encoded by the coding sequence ATGAAAAAAAGCGCAAAGGTATGGCTGGTCGGATTTATTGTGATATTCATTCTTTCAAACATTGTATTTGCCCAAAGCATTACTGTGACTCCAAAAGAGATTGACGGAAAAACCTATGTTGATATTGACTCTTTGAAAGACTTTTTAAACTTTAATTACACCAAAACGCAAAATAGCCTGATAATTCAGAAAAAAGACCTGTCCATAAGTGAAGTCATTGACAAGATAAACAAGTCTGTTGTAGCAATCATCGGTGACAGCAAAAAGATAAAAGCAGACGACTTTTACTACAGCAAAATCCCAGCTGGACTTTCTCACGGATCTGGTGTTGTGATTGACAAAAATGGGCTGATTTTAACAAACAATCATGTAGTTGAAGACCTAAAACAGCCTTATGTTATCTTCTACGACGCCAAGGCTTATAAGGCAGCAGTACTTTACAGTGACAAAGAAATTGACCTTGCAATTTTGAAAGTCAACCGAAGCAATCTTACCCCAATTGAAATTGAAAACCCAAAAAATATTTATGTGGGTCAGGAAGTTTTGGCAATAGGCACACCGCTTTTCTTAGGATGGCGAAATAGTGTCACAAAAGGAATAATTAGTGGGCTTAACAGACCTGTTGATGAAGTCTATACATTTTTGCAAACAGATGCAAGTATCAATCCAGGCAACAGTGGTGGCCCACTTGTTAATATGCAGGGGAAACTTGTAGGAATAAACACTCTTGGTATTGATTACTGGCAAGGAATTAACTTTGCAATTCCTGCGGAAAATATACTTTATTTCCTTGACCATTATAAAAAGTTTGGTAGAATTAAAAGATGTTACTTAGGTCTTGAGTTTGAAGACAGTTGGTTATCTTATGTTGGGCTTCCGTCTAACCTCGGTCTTAAAATTATAGATGTAAAAGCTGACAGTCCTTTAAAAGGATTTGCTCAAGAAAATGATATACTTGTCACAATTGACAGCTACCCTATCAACTCAATTGCAGAATACAATCAAACTCTTATGAAATATCTTCCTGGTGACAAGGTAAAGATAAAAATCAAAAGAAATGGCAAAATTCTTGAAAAAGAAGTTATTTTGAAAGAGTGGCCAACAAGCAAATAG
- a CDS encoding amidohydrolase, with protein MDILIKNATIITCNAQNEVLKGDIFIKSGKIARIAENIELSIYEQATVKVIEGKDLIAMPGLINAHTHCGQTILRSFADDMPLYEWLFEKIFPAEEKLTKEMIYFSSLLGIAEMLKSGTTMFFDMYFHEDMTAKAVQQTGIKAVLSRGLQTDEKEDVRLDETKELFYNYSSDRIKVFFGPHSIYTCSYNLLEKVAQLAQEFKTGVMIHLSESENEVNECYEKYNISPVKICSQAGLFDTICIAAHCVYVDDEDIEILSEKNVSCVYNPTSNLKLGNGFAPVHNMIKSGVNVAIGTDSAASNNNLNMLEEMHIASLLEKGIYRLPDILNAQQILKMATTNAAMAAGIYNTGILQEGFCADIALLKTKDFNMLPCYNPVSNIVYSSNPSNVYATIVDGQILYMDGKLFTIDEEALVREIKSIEKFLKKSV; from the coding sequence ATGGATATATTGATTAAAAATGCTACAATTATTACTTGTAATGCACAAAATGAGGTTTTAAAGGGTGATATTTTTATCAAAAGTGGCAAGATTGCAAGGATAGCAGAAAATATAGAGCTATCTATTTATGAGCAAGCTACTGTTAAAGTCATTGAAGGAAAAGATTTAATAGCCATGCCGGGACTTATAAATGCACATACACACTGTGGTCAGACAATTTTGCGGTCTTTTGCAGATGATATGCCTTTGTATGAGTGGTTATTTGAAAAGATTTTCCCGGCAGAAGAAAAGCTCACAAAAGAGATGATTTATTTTTCTTCTCTTCTTGGCATTGCAGAGATGCTGAAAAGCGGCACAACAATGTTTTTTGATATGTACTTTCATGAAGATATGACAGCAAAAGCTGTTCAACAAACAGGTATAAAGGCAGTTTTATCACGAGGACTTCAGACAGATGAAAAAGAAGATGTTAGACTTGATGAGACAAAAGAGCTGTTTTATAATTATTCAAGTGACAGAATAAAAGTATTTTTTGGACCACATTCAATATACACTTGTTCATATAATCTTTTAGAAAAAGTTGCACAGCTTGCACAAGAATTCAAAACAGGGGTAATGATACATCTTAGTGAATCAGAAAATGAGGTCAATGAGTGTTACGAAAAGTATAATATCTCACCTGTAAAAATTTGTAGTCAGGCAGGGCTTTTTGATACAATTTGTATAGCAGCACACTGTGTATATGTAGATGATGAAGATATAGAAATATTGTCTGAGAAAAATGTATCTTGTGTTTACAATCCGACAAGCAATCTCAAACTGGGCAATGGTTTTGCACCTGTGCACAACATGATAAAGTCTGGCGTAAACGTTGCTATTGGTACAGATTCAGCAGCAAGCAACAACAACTTGAATATGCTTGAAGAGATGCACATTGCCTCTTTGCTTGAAAAAGGAATATACAGATTACCTGATATTTTGAATGCCCAGCAGATTCTCAAAATGGCTACAACAAATGCAGCAATGGCAGCAGGAATTTACAACACAGGAATTTTGCAAGAAGGTTTTTGTGCTGATATCGCACTTTTAAAAACAAAAGATTTTAATATGCTTCCGTGTTATAATCCTGTTTCTAACATTGTTTACAGTAGCAATCCTTCAAATGTGTATGCTACAATAGTTGATGGTCAGATTCTTTATATGGATGGCAAACTTTTTACAATTGATGAAGAGGCGCTTGTAAGAGAGATAAAAAGCATAGAGAAGTTTTTGAAAAAGAGTGTTTAG
- the murJ gene encoding murein biosynthesis integral membrane protein MurJ gives MQYKKATKIALQLFIVTVFTKLIGFIREVAFGARFGTSVKADAFPLALQLPNILFASVFAAFSTSFIPFYTDIREKKGEDEGIKFTNSVINTLLLASSIVAILGFIFSKQLILLQVHQSKELQIMYASKILKITIFMIIFTSSTNILQGFLQANGNFTKPVLSSIPFNFSIFVAIFLSYFEPFKKFDIYIVAGGFVVGYFWSLVYQLNNSKKYGFKFYPVLGFKDENIKKMIKFSFPVFISSSMAQLYTFIDRYLLTGTSTGAVAAVAYAGKLNDMVVGVFSSSISVLAFSTLSNLQAKGDKENFRKFFVSAVNSIILMMMPFAIGGMIMAKEITRLIYQRGNFTTESTLLTASPLMFYCLGFVGLGLRDILNRTLYVLKDSKTAVKNGVIAIICNIILDVIFIHKFKHTGAAMAFATANYIAAVLLFISLRKKLGSIGWKRIAGVFVKAFVASLIMGVFVYVFKQRFIYLTMPLKHFAFFTTANILLGMGIYAGIIYLLKVEEVGFIVKMVREKFGI, from the coding sequence TTGCAGTATAAAAAGGCAACAAAAATAGCATTACAACTTTTTATTGTAACAGTCTTTACAAAACTTATAGGATTCATAAGGGAAGTGGCGTTCGGTGCAAGATTTGGTACAAGTGTAAAGGCAGATGCTTTCCCGCTTGCACTGCAGCTTCCAAATATCCTTTTTGCTTCTGTTTTTGCTGCTTTTTCAACCTCATTTATACCATTTTACACAGATATACGCGAAAAAAAAGGTGAGGATGAGGGAATAAAATTTACAAATAGTGTAATAAATACACTGCTTCTTGCATCGTCAATTGTTGCAATTTTAGGTTTTATATTTTCTAAACAACTTATTTTGCTTCAGGTTCATCAGAGCAAGGAACTTCAGATTATGTATGCCTCAAAAATTTTAAAAATTACAATCTTTATGATAATATTTACAAGTTCAACAAACATACTTCAGGGTTTTTTACAGGCAAACGGGAACTTTACAAAACCGGTACTCTCAAGCATTCCTTTTAATTTCTCAATTTTTGTTGCGATATTTTTGTCGTACTTTGAACCGTTCAAGAAATTTGATATATATATAGTGGCAGGAGGATTTGTTGTTGGGTATTTTTGGAGTTTGGTTTACCAGCTTAATAATTCAAAAAAATATGGCTTTAAATTTTATCCTGTGCTTGGTTTTAAAGATGAAAACATAAAAAAGATGATAAAATTTTCTTTCCCGGTTTTTATAAGCAGCAGCATGGCACAGCTTTATACCTTTATAGATAGATATCTTTTGACAGGAACGTCAACCGGTGCTGTTGCGGCTGTTGCATATGCAGGGAAGCTGAACGATATGGTGGTTGGAGTTTTTTCATCATCAATTTCTGTTTTGGCTTTTTCTACTTTATCTAATCTTCAGGCAAAAGGAGATAAAGAAAATTTTAGAAAATTTTTTGTGTCTGCAGTAAATTCAATTATACTAATGATGATGCCATTTGCAATTGGTGGTATGATTATGGCAAAAGAAATAACAAGATTAATCTACCAGAGAGGAAATTTTACCACTGAATCTACCCTGCTTACAGCATCACCACTTATGTTTTACTGTTTGGGTTTTGTAGGGCTTGGTCTTAGAGATATATTAAACAGAACTTTGTATGTTTTGAAAGATTCAAAAACAGCCGTAAAAAACGGTGTTATTGCTATTATTTGTAATATAATACTTGATGTAATATTTATTCATAAGTTCAAGCATACCGGTGCTGCTATGGCTTTTGCGACGGCAAACTACATTGCGGCAGTTTTGCTGTTTATTTCTCTTAGGAAAAAACTTGGTTCAATTGGCTGGAAAAGGATTGCAGGTGTATTTGTAAAGGCGTTTGTTGCAAGCTTGATAATGGGTGTCTTTGTATATGTATTTAAACAAAGATTTATTTATTTAACAATGCCGTTAAAGCATTTTGCTTTTTTTACTACAGCAAATATTTTGCTTGGAATGGGAATATATGCAGGGATTATATATCTTTTAAAAGTTGAAGAAGTAGGTTTTATTGTGAAGATGGTAAGAGAAAAATTTGGGATTTAA
- the tyrS gene encoding tyrosine--tRNA ligase — protein sequence MDIEHQLKVFKKGAAEIITEEELIEKLKQDRPLNIKLGLDPNVPDVHLGHAVVLRKLKQLQDLGHNIILIIGDFTAMIGDPTGKSETRKQLTKEEVQKNAEPFKQQVLKILDPQKTTIRYNSEWLEPMNFLDVINLASKYTVARMLERETFRQRMEKNLPLSIHEFFYPLMQGYDSVVIEADVELGATEQKFNILMGRTLQKEYGCKTIQVALLMPILVGTDGVNKMSKSLGNYIGINEPPNVMYGKVMSIPDEVMISYYELTTDVEPEEIEEIRRKLEEGTLHPRDAKMRLAREIVKLYHGEEAAKKAEEEFIKVFQKKDIPDNIPEVELQSSKVYLPRFMVENKLCSSTSEGMRLIKSGAVKLNGEKINDLDIEFQNGDVLQVGKLKFVKIKLL from the coding sequence ATGGATATCGAACATCAATTGAAGGTTTTTAAAAAAGGTGCTGCTGAGATTATTACAGAAGAAGAACTTATTGAAAAGCTAAAGCAGGATAGACCTTTAAACATAAAACTTGGGCTTGACCCAAACGTGCCAGACGTTCATCTTGGCCATGCTGTTGTTTTAAGGAAACTTAAACAGCTTCAAGACCTTGGACACAATATAATCTTGATAATTGGTGATTTTACTGCAATGATTGGTGATCCAACTGGAAAGTCTGAGACAAGAAAACAGCTTACAAAAGAAGAGGTCCAAAAAAATGCAGAACCTTTCAAACAGCAGGTTTTAAAGATTCTTGACCCGCAAAAGACCACAATAAGATATAACAGTGAATGGCTTGAACCCATGAACTTTTTGGATGTAATAAACCTTGCATCAAAATACACAGTTGCAAGGATGCTTGAAAGAGAGACATTTAGGCAGAGGATGGAAAAGAACCTTCCACTTTCTATCCATGAATTCTTCTATCCACTTATGCAAGGTTATGACTCTGTTGTGATTGAAGCTGATGTTGAGCTTGGCGCAACCGAGCAAAAGTTCAATATACTTATGGGAAGGACGCTGCAAAAGGAGTATGGATGCAAAACAATTCAAGTTGCGCTGTTGATGCCCATCTTGGTTGGAACAGACGGGGTCAACAAGATGAGCAAAAGCCTTGGCAATTACATTGGTATAAACGAACCGCCAAATGTAATGTATGGCAAAGTGATGTCTATTCCTGACGAGGTTATGATTTCATACTATGAGCTTACAACTGATGTCGAACCAGAAGAGATTGAGGAAATTAGGAGAAAGCTTGAAGAAGGAACGCTTCATCCAAGAGATGCAAAGATGAGACTTGCAAGAGAGATTGTAAAGCTCTATCATGGCGAAGAGGCAGCAAAAAAGGCTGAAGAGGAATTTATAAAAGTGTTCCAGAAAAAAGACATACCAGATAACATTCCAGAGGTTGAGCTTCAAAGCTCAAAGGTTTACTTGCCAAGGTTTATGGTAGAAAATAAGCTCTGCTCATCTACGAGTGAGGGAATGAGACTTATCAAAAGTGGTGCTGTAAAATTAAATGGCGAAAAGATAAATGATCTTGACATTGAATTTCAAAATGGGGATGTTTTGCAAGTTGGCAAATTGAAATTTGTAAAGATAAAGCTTTTGTGA
- a CDS encoding MMPL family transporter codes for MKQVLRRPWISVIIWAVLTAIFLITMPDINKIVRLKGEPKIGKAYPSQVATILEKEFQGVPKDKKLSTIAMVFYNKNGLTKDDISAAKKIIDELDKNKEKYNIQSISTHFKNPELKSYYVSPNNKVILTSIQADKTKREIIEIRDEMYRLINSTQKPKSLEIYLTGGDLITQDFVKASEDGVKKTDVITIVFIIVVLILVFRSPVTPIVSLLTVGVSFLISLSVVGHLADKFNFPINTFTRTFIVVSLFGIGTDYNLLIISRFREELANGKDVDKAIMTTFKTAGKTVIFSCLAVFTGFAAFAVASFNFFRAMSAIAVSVLILLLVLLTLVPAVLKIFGKNLLWPFNKEIQHTHSRLWEAAARLSTRYPYVVLTTVILILIPFLLSVRSDLSFNTLNELSEKYKSVKGFNIISKNFSSGKTFPVTIYLKSNKNLATSDALSDIEKITEILSKQKGIKDVYSITRPQGEIIKQFTLSDQADTVIKGIDSLRDGLLKVNNAIETINKNLNVSTKEFDVQKLVNGISQLENGIYELKISLDKLNFGFEQGLEGSKKIYDGLNQLSNGSSKLSEGFKKFYSEYTKSINKIKSELQGFDINQVELLLTGINTANNNLKVLSNKYPEISKDINYIMASEILSKIEAETSNLAPKLKEFSSEYEKISTQINEADKALKLISTSIDSIASASKQLADAQGKVLNGYNQIDRGQKQIISGVNLMYSKLQEFDNQKEQILKKVNELQTGFTSLKSALFQISDALNKMINSIGSMKSYFEGYKNTDIFYVPPEALKSSDFQKALDSYMSKDRRITKIILILDTNPYTNKAIDIVAEVEKVLNNSLEFVNTKFVSVGVGGISSTNHDLRSIYFKDFRTLRLIMIISIFILMFLISRSIFNAAIMVIIVFTDYYLALSITEMIFKGIFKYEALNWAVPFFTFVVFLALGIDYSVFLLIRFYEYKDLEINEALRLTSANIGHVVTSAVIILAGTFAAMLPSGILTLMQVSICVVIGLVLLAFFLLPFLFNGLMRIKRDIV; via the coding sequence GTGAAACAAGTTTTAAGGCGACCTTGGATAAGTGTTATAATATGGGCAGTCTTGACAGCTATATTTTTAATTACAATGCCTGATATAAATAAAATAGTAAGACTCAAAGGTGAACCTAAAATTGGCAAAGCTTATCCATCTCAGGTTGCTACTATATTGGAAAAAGAGTTTCAAGGTGTACCAAAAGATAAAAAACTTTCAACAATAGCTATGGTCTTTTATAATAAAAATGGTTTAACAAAGGATGATATATCAGCAGCTAAAAAGATAATTGATGAACTTGACAAGAACAAAGAAAAATACAATATTCAAAGCATTTCAACTCATTTCAAGAACCCCGAGTTAAAAAGTTATTACGTCTCACCTAATAATAAGGTTATTCTTACAAGCATTCAGGCAGATAAAACAAAGAGAGAAATTATTGAAATAAGAGATGAGATGTATAGATTAATAAACTCGACTCAAAAACCAAAGAGTCTTGAAATATATCTTACAGGTGGAGATTTAATCACCCAGGATTTTGTGAAAGCCTCTGAAGATGGCGTCAAAAAGACAGATGTAATCACAATAGTGTTTATTATAGTTGTTTTAATTCTTGTGTTCAGATCTCCTGTCACTCCGATAGTTTCACTTTTGACAGTTGGAGTATCGTTTTTGATTTCCCTTAGTGTAGTTGGACACCTTGCAGATAAGTTCAACTTTCCTATAAATACTTTCACAAGAACATTTATAGTTGTATCTTTATTTGGTATTGGAACTGACTATAACCTTTTAATTATTTCAAGATTCAGAGAAGAACTTGCAAATGGGAAAGATGTCGATAAAGCAATAATGACAACATTTAAAACAGCAGGGAAGACAGTGATATTTAGCTGTCTTGCAGTTTTTACAGGATTTGCAGCTTTTGCAGTAGCATCTTTTAACTTTTTCAGGGCAATGTCAGCTATTGCTGTAAGTGTACTTATACTTTTGCTTGTGCTTTTGACACTGGTTCCAGCAGTGTTAAAGATTTTTGGTAAAAATCTTCTCTGGCCATTTAATAAAGAAATACAGCACACACATAGCAGGCTTTGGGAGGCTGCAGCAAGACTTTCCACTAGATATCCTTATGTAGTGTTGACAACAGTGATATTAATCTTAATACCTTTTCTCTTATCAGTAAGAAGTGACTTGTCCTTCAACACACTAAATGAGCTTTCTGAAAAGTACAAATCGGTAAAAGGATTTAACATAATTTCAAAGAACTTTAGCAGCGGAAAAACATTTCCTGTTACGATTTATTTAAAATCCAATAAAAACTTAGCAACTTCAGATGCACTATCTGATATTGAAAAAATAACTGAAATATTGAGCAAGCAAAAAGGTATAAAAGATGTATATTCAATTACAAGACCTCAAGGAGAGATTATAAAACAATTTACTTTGTCAGACCAAGCAGATACTGTTATTAAAGGCATTGATAGTTTGAGAGATGGTCTTTTGAAAGTAAACAATGCAATTGAGACTATAAACAAAAATTTGAATGTGTCAACAAAAGAGTTTGATGTTCAAAAACTTGTAAATGGTATTTCACAGCTTGAGAATGGCATATATGAATTAAAAATATCCCTGGATAAACTAAATTTTGGGTTTGAACAAGGATTAGAAGGTTCTAAGAAGATTTATGATGGTCTTAATCAGCTTTCGAATGGAAGCAGCAAGCTGTCTGAAGGATTTAAAAAGTTTTACTCTGAATACACAAAGTCAATAAACAAAATAAAAAGTGAATTACAGGGATTTGATATAAATCAAGTTGAGCTTTTATTGACAGGTATTAACACTGCTAATAATAATTTAAAAGTACTTTCAAATAAATATCCGGAAATTTCAAAGGATATAAATTATATTATGGCATCTGAAATCTTGTCGAAAATTGAAGCTGAAACAAGCAACCTTGCACCAAAGTTGAAAGAGTTTTCATCTGAATATGAGAAAATTTCAACACAAATAAATGAAGCTGATAAAGCTTTAAAGCTTATTTCAACATCCATTGATAGCATAGCCTCAGCTTCAAAACAACTTGCGGATGCTCAGGGTAAGGTTCTAAATGGTTACAATCAAATTGACAGAGGTCAAAAACAAATAATCTCAGGTGTCAATCTTATGTATTCAAAGCTTCAAGAATTTGATAATCAAAAAGAACAAATTCTAAAAAAGGTAAATGAACTTCAGACAGGGTTTACAAGTTTAAAGTCAGCTCTTTTCCAGATTTCTGATGCACTTAACAAAATGATAAATTCTATTGGTAGTATGAAGAGTTATTTTGAAGGTTACAAAAACACAGACATTTTTTACGTCCCTCCAGAAGCTTTGAAAAGCAGTGATTTCCAAAAGGCTTTGGATTCATATATGAGCAAAGATAGAAGAATAACAAAAATAATCTTGATTCTTGACACGAATCCGTATACAAACAAAGCAATTGATATTGTTGCTGAGGTGGAAAAGGTTTTAAATAATTCTTTAGAATTTGTAAACACAAAATTTGTATCGGTTGGAGTTGGTGGGATATCGTCTACAAACCACGATTTGAGAAGCATATATTTTAAAGATTTTAGAACTCTAAGGTTAATAATGATAATAAGTATTTTCATTTTAATGTTTCTTATTTCAAGGTCAATTTTCAATGCAGCAATAATGGTCATAATCGTTTTTACTGACTATTATCTTGCACTATCTATCACAGAGATGATTTTCAAAGGTATTTTCAAATACGAAGCACTCAACTGGGCAGTGCCATTTTTCACCTTTGTTGTGTTCTTAGCTTTGGGTATAGACTACAGTGTATTTTTGCTAATAAGATTTTATGAGTATAAAGACTTGGAAATAAACGAGGCACTCAGGCTTACCTCAGCAAACATTGGGCATGTTGTGACATCGGCAGTGATAATTTTAGCGGGCACATTTGCGGCAATGCTGCCATCTGGGATACTGACGCTTATGCAGGTTTCCATCTGCGTTGTGATAGGTCTTGTTTTGCTTGCATTTTTCCTTTTGCCGTTCTTGTTCAATGGTTTGATGAGGATAAAGAGAGATATAGTTTAA